The Ascaphus truei isolate aAscTru1 chromosome 3, aAscTru1.hap1, whole genome shotgun sequence genome includes a region encoding these proteins:
- the POPDC2 gene encoding popeye domain-containing protein 2 isoform X2 — MMGNSTVLEQILYTSPQCVGWNTTKEGALYHLASFIFLLAYMGGSGICGCIYIFLLLGAGFVCLAVWGWLTACGLDIFIWNLLLVTACVVQIGHLLFRMRKDSYGEEYDALFRTLYQPLQVPMPVFKEIAHCSGLQVQALDRDQSYALEGKTPIDRLSLLISGRVKVSLDGQFLHYIFPYQFLDSPEWESLRPSEEGTFQVTLTAETDSTYISWPRRKLYLLLSRERYIGRLFSVLLGFDISKKLYALNDKLFAKFGLRFDIRLPSLYHVLGPCSEGDIGPLAEPLASLLPQAPPPIHKVAPVLPRQPPGTRVPRPESGILASEVLKKGHPRIQSHERAPLAPTQTPEL; from the exons ATGATGGGCAATAGCACAGTGCTGGAGCAGATCCTGTATACCTCCCCTCAGTGTGTGGGCTGGAACACCACTAAGGAGGGGGCCCTGTACCATCTGGCCTCTTTCATCTTCCTATTGGCTTACATGGGTGGCAGCGGCATTTGCGGCTGCATCTACATCTTCTTGCTGCTGGGCGCCGGCTTCGTGTGCCTTGCCGTGTGGGGCTGGCTGACGGCCTGCGGTTTGGACATCTTCATATGGAACTTGCTGCTGGTGACCGCCTGCGTCGTGCAGATAGGCCACCTCCTGTTCCGGATGCGGAAGGACTCGTATGGGGAGGAGTATGATGCCTTGTTCCGCACCTTGTACCAACCCCTCCAAGTTCCCATGCCCGTCTTTAAGGAGATCGCTCACTGCAGCGGGTTGCAGGTCCAGGCACTGGACAGAGACCAGAGCTACGCCCTAGAGGGGAAGACGCCCATTGACCGCCTGTCTCTTCTCATCTCTGGGAG GGTGAAGGTGAGTCTGGACGGTCAGTTCCTGCACTATATCTTCCCGTATCAGTTTCTCGACTCCCCTGAGTGGGAATCTCTGCGCCCCTCGGAGGAAGGGACCTTCCAG GTCACCCTGACGGCCGAGACAGACAGCACGTACATCAGCTGGCCCAGGAGGAAGCTCTACCTTCTCCTGTCCCGGGAGAGGTACATCGGCCGCCTCTTCTCGGTCCTCCTCGGCTTCGACATCTCCAAGAAACTCTACGCCCTCAACGACAAGCTGTTCGCCAAGTTCGGTCTGCGCTTCGACATCCGCCTGCCCAGCCTCTACCACGTGCTGGGGCCGTGCTCCGAGGGGGATATCGGCCCTCTGGCCGAGCCCCTGGCTTCCCTCCTCCCGCAGGCCCCTCCGCCTATACACAAGGTGGCGCCGGTTCTTCCTCGCCAGCCGCCCGGCACCAGGGTTCCCCGGCCCGAGAGCGGCATTCTGG
- the POPDC2 gene encoding popeye domain-containing protein 2 isoform X3 codes for MMGNSTVLEQILYTSPQCVGWNTTKEGALYHLASFIFLLAYMGGSGICGCIYIFLLLGAGFVCLAVWGWLTACGLDIFIWNLLLVTACVVQIGHLLFRMRKDSYGEEYDALFRTLYQPLQVPMPVFKEIAHCSGLQVQALDRDQSYALEGKTPIDRLSLLISGRVKVSLDGQFLHYIFPYQFLDSPEWESLRPSEEGTFQVTLTAETDSTYISWPRRKLYLLLSRERYIGRLFSVLLGFDISKKLYALNDKLFAKFGLRFDIRLPSLYHVLGPCSEGDIGPLAEPLASLLPQAPPPIHKVAPVLPRQPPGTRVPRPESGILGEDSTSLVLEDFAEMPGSYMDL; via the exons ATGATGGGCAATAGCACAGTGCTGGAGCAGATCCTGTATACCTCCCCTCAGTGTGTGGGCTGGAACACCACTAAGGAGGGGGCCCTGTACCATCTGGCCTCTTTCATCTTCCTATTGGCTTACATGGGTGGCAGCGGCATTTGCGGCTGCATCTACATCTTCTTGCTGCTGGGCGCCGGCTTCGTGTGCCTTGCCGTGTGGGGCTGGCTGACGGCCTGCGGTTTGGACATCTTCATATGGAACTTGCTGCTGGTGACCGCCTGCGTCGTGCAGATAGGCCACCTCCTGTTCCGGATGCGGAAGGACTCGTATGGGGAGGAGTATGATGCCTTGTTCCGCACCTTGTACCAACCCCTCCAAGTTCCCATGCCCGTCTTTAAGGAGATCGCTCACTGCAGCGGGTTGCAGGTCCAGGCACTGGACAGAGACCAGAGCTACGCCCTAGAGGGGAAGACGCCCATTGACCGCCTGTCTCTTCTCATCTCTGGGAG GGTGAAGGTGAGTCTGGACGGTCAGTTCCTGCACTATATCTTCCCGTATCAGTTTCTCGACTCCCCTGAGTGGGAATCTCTGCGCCCCTCGGAGGAAGGGACCTTCCAG GTCACCCTGACGGCCGAGACAGACAGCACGTACATCAGCTGGCCCAGGAGGAAGCTCTACCTTCTCCTGTCCCGGGAGAGGTACATCGGCCGCCTCTTCTCGGTCCTCCTCGGCTTCGACATCTCCAAGAAACTCTACGCCCTCAACGACAAGCTGTTCGCCAAGTTCGGTCTGCGCTTCGACATCCGCCTGCCCAGCCTCTACCACGTGCTGGGGCCGTGCTCCGAGGGGGATATCGGCCCTCTGGCCGAGCCCCTGGCTTCCCTCCTCCCGCAGGCCCCTCCGCCTATACACAAGGTGGCGCCGGTTCTTCCTCGCCAGCCGCCCGGCACCAGGGTTCCCCGGCCCGAGAGCGGCATTCTGGGTGAGGACTCCACCAGCCTGGTCCTGGAGGATTTTGCCGAGATGCCCGGTTCCTATATGGA
- the POPDC2 gene encoding popeye domain-containing protein 2 isoform X1 produces the protein MMGNSTVLEQILYTSPQCVGWNTTKEGALYHLASFIFLLAYMGGSGICGCIYIFLLLGAGFVCLAVWGWLTACGLDIFIWNLLLVTACVVQIGHLLFRMRKDSYGEEYDALFRTLYQPLQVPMPVFKEIAHCSGLQVQALDRDQSYALEGKTPIDRLSLLISGRVKVSLDGQFLHYIFPYQFLDSPEWESLRPSEEGTFQVTLTAETDSTYISWPRRKLYLLLSRERYIGRLFSVLLGFDISKKLYALNDKLFAKFGLRFDIRLPSLYHVLGPCSEGDIGPLAEPLASLLPQAPPPIHKVAPVLPRQPPGTRVPRPESGILGEDSTSLVLEDFAEMPGSYMEYVSEREYMK, from the exons ATGATGGGCAATAGCACAGTGCTGGAGCAGATCCTGTATACCTCCCCTCAGTGTGTGGGCTGGAACACCACTAAGGAGGGGGCCCTGTACCATCTGGCCTCTTTCATCTTCCTATTGGCTTACATGGGTGGCAGCGGCATTTGCGGCTGCATCTACATCTTCTTGCTGCTGGGCGCCGGCTTCGTGTGCCTTGCCGTGTGGGGCTGGCTGACGGCCTGCGGTTTGGACATCTTCATATGGAACTTGCTGCTGGTGACCGCCTGCGTCGTGCAGATAGGCCACCTCCTGTTCCGGATGCGGAAGGACTCGTATGGGGAGGAGTATGATGCCTTGTTCCGCACCTTGTACCAACCCCTCCAAGTTCCCATGCCCGTCTTTAAGGAGATCGCTCACTGCAGCGGGTTGCAGGTCCAGGCACTGGACAGAGACCAGAGCTACGCCCTAGAGGGGAAGACGCCCATTGACCGCCTGTCTCTTCTCATCTCTGGGAG GGTGAAGGTGAGTCTGGACGGTCAGTTCCTGCACTATATCTTCCCGTATCAGTTTCTCGACTCCCCTGAGTGGGAATCTCTGCGCCCCTCGGAGGAAGGGACCTTCCAG GTCACCCTGACGGCCGAGACAGACAGCACGTACATCAGCTGGCCCAGGAGGAAGCTCTACCTTCTCCTGTCCCGGGAGAGGTACATCGGCCGCCTCTTCTCGGTCCTCCTCGGCTTCGACATCTCCAAGAAACTCTACGCCCTCAACGACAAGCTGTTCGCCAAGTTCGGTCTGCGCTTCGACATCCGCCTGCCCAGCCTCTACCACGTGCTGGGGCCGTGCTCCGAGGGGGATATCGGCCCTCTGGCCGAGCCCCTGGCTTCCCTCCTCCCGCAGGCCCCTCCGCCTATACACAAGGTGGCGCCGGTTCTTCCTCGCCAGCCGCCCGGCACCAGGGTTCCCCGGCCCGAGAGCGGCATTCTGGGTGAGGACTCCACCAGCCTGGTCCTGGAGGATTTTGCCGAGATGCCCGGTTCCTATATGGAGTATGTGAGCGAGAGGGAGTATATGAAGTGA